Proteins encoded by one window of Lacerta agilis isolate rLacAgi1 chromosome 11, rLacAgi1.pri, whole genome shotgun sequence:
- the LOC117054748 gene encoding uncharacterized protein C14orf119-like: MSEPLPLHWLSGWAPAQREQFLRDLVDKAVPWKVLPLLEGLAGLSVGPGKPPSIFECQMRLWDQWFHSWSEAEQNEFVGQLEEAVPDLASRFYQEVAATAGKA; encoded by the coding sequence ATGTCTGAACCGCTGCCCCTGCACTGGCTGTCGGGCTGGGCCCCGGCGCAACGAGAGCAGTTCCTCCGCGACCTGGTGGACAAGGCTGTGCCTTGGAAGGTGCTCCCCCTGCTGGAAGGGCTGGCGGGGCTCAGCGTGGGACCCGGGAAGCCCCCCTCCATCTTTGAGTGCCAGATGAGGCTGTGGGACCAGTGGTTCCACAGCTGGTCAGAGGCCGAGCAGAACGAATTCGTCGGGCAGCTGGAGGAGGCCGTGCCGGATCTGGCCTCCCGGTTTTACCAAGAGGTGGCGGCGACCGCTGGGAAGGCGTAA